One window of Tepidimicrobium xylanilyticum genomic DNA carries:
- the ppsA gene encoding phosphoenolpyruvate synthase, translated as MSRYRYIKWFNQIGKGDIPIVGGKGANLGELTQKGLNVPPGFCVTAQAYTYFINKAQLNDKIKLLIENTDVKDSIDLQKTSVEIQELINSANIPNDLENEIISAYDQFSQEIKLENPEVAVRSSATAEDLPEASFAGQQDTYLHIRGKEELLNHIRKCWASLWTARAIFYREEQGFDHFQVSLSVVVQKMVNSEKSGVMFTANPVNGNRDEMMINASWGLGEAVVSGAVTPDEFIVDKRTREIKETHIAEKTVMVVKKDEGIGTIEIKVGDCIGYENVNRKCLSDEEILKLIDFGLKIEELYGSHQDIEWGFDKETKELYILQSRPITTIKEDEKLENKTESLELKSLVRGLAASPGIGMGKVKKIKDISEISRIEEGDVLVTVMTNPDMVPAMRRANAVVTEEGGRTCHAAIVSRELGIPCIVGAKGAMEILEEGGVITVDAKRGVVYEGAVLKEEKEEIKVQSVPQGFALDSNLLSQLAPITGTKIYMNLGEPSIIGRYKDLPFDGIGLMRTEFIFTNMVGAHPMYLVKTGQGKLLIDKMAEGITMVAQEIHPRPVVVRLSDFRTNEFRGLKGGDEVEPIEANPMIGWRGVSRYISPEYEKGFRLECRALRKVREEFGLDNVWAMLPFVRTTWELEKVKKIMAEEGLVQNKGFKIWIMAEVPSVIFEAEEFAQMVDGFSIGSNDLTQLVMGADRDSGILNNMGYFDERNEAVKRAISMLIKAAHKYGKTVSICGQGPSQYPEFAEFLVHEGIDSISVNPDTVAYTRRLVAAVEQRIILNKLRNL; from the coding sequence ATGTCGCGTTACAGATATATTAAATGGTTTAATCAGATCGGGAAAGGTGATATACCCATTGTTGGGGGCAAGGGGGCAAATTTAGGAGAGCTGACCCAAAAGGGATTAAACGTCCCACCAGGTTTTTGTGTAACTGCTCAAGCTTATACTTATTTTATAAATAAAGCTCAATTAAATGATAAGATAAAATTACTAATTGAGAATACAGATGTGAAAGATTCTATTGATCTACAAAAGACTAGTGTAGAAATTCAAGAGCTGATAAATTCAGCTAATATTCCAAATGACTTGGAAAATGAGATAATATCAGCCTATGATCAATTTAGCCAAGAAATAAAATTAGAAAATCCAGAAGTGGCTGTTAGGTCATCTGCCACAGCCGAAGATTTGCCAGAGGCTTCCTTTGCAGGGCAACAGGATACCTACCTTCATATAAGGGGAAAGGAAGAACTATTAAACCACATTAGAAAGTGCTGGGCTTCATTGTGGACAGCAAGAGCCATATTTTATAGAGAAGAGCAGGGGTTTGATCATTTTCAAGTAAGTCTTTCCGTAGTAGTGCAGAAGATGGTCAATAGCGAAAAGTCTGGGGTGATGTTTACTGCTAATCCAGTTAATGGTAATAGGGATGAGATGATGATAAATGCCAGTTGGGGTTTAGGTGAAGCAGTAGTATCTGGAGCTGTAACTCCGGACGAATTTATAGTAGATAAAAGGACAAGGGAAATTAAGGAAACGCATATTGCTGAAAAGACGGTGATGGTGGTTAAAAAGGATGAAGGTATAGGTACTATAGAGATAAAAGTGGGAGATTGTATAGGCTATGAAAATGTAAACAGGAAATGCTTATCTGACGAAGAAATATTGAAATTGATTGATTTTGGGCTTAAAATTGAAGAGCTATATGGAAGTCATCAAGACATAGAATGGGGATTTGACAAGGAAACAAAGGAATTGTATATATTACAATCCAGACCCATTACTACCATAAAGGAGGACGAAAAATTGGAAAATAAAACTGAATCTTTAGAGTTGAAGTCTTTAGTTAGAGGGCTGGCGGCTTCCCCAGGTATTGGTATGGGAAAGGTAAAAAAGATAAAGGACATTTCAGAAATATCTAGAATTGAAGAAGGGGATGTTTTAGTAACCGTTATGACAAATCCAGACATGGTTCCAGCTATGAGAAGAGCCAATGCAGTTGTAACGGAAGAAGGTGGTAGAACTTGTCATGCTGCTATCGTGTCGAGAGAATTAGGTATTCCATGTATTGTAGGAGCAAAAGGAGCAATGGAAATATTAGAAGAAGGTGGTGTAATAACTGTAGATGCAAAAAGAGGAGTAGTATATGAAGGAGCAGTATTAAAAGAAGAGAAAGAGGAAATAAAAGTACAATCTGTACCTCAAGGATTTGCTTTAGATAGCAATCTATTAAGCCAATTAGCACCTATTACAGGAACTAAAATATATATGAACTTAGGAGAACCTTCTATAATTGGAAGATATAAGGACCTTCCTTTTGATGGAATTGGGTTAATGAGAACTGAATTCATATTTACTAATATGGTAGGAGCTCATCCAATGTATTTAGTAAAAACTGGGCAAGGTAAGCTTTTAATAGACAAAATGGCAGAAGGAATTACTATGGTAGCTCAGGAAATCCATCCAAGGCCTGTAGTAGTTAGATTGAGCGATTTTAGAACAAATGAGTTTAGAGGATTAAAGGGTGGAGACGAAGTAGAACCAATTGAAGCTAACCCAATGATAGGATGGAGGGGGGTATCTAGATACATTTCTCCAGAATATGAAAAAGGATTTAGATTAGAATGCAGGGCATTAAGAAAGGTAAGAGAAGAATTTGGTTTAGACAATGTGTGGGCTATGTTACCTTTTGTAAGGACTACCTGGGAACTTGAGAAGGTAAAAAAGATAATGGCAGAAGAAGGACTAGTTCAAAATAAAGGATTTAAGATCTGGATAATGGCTGAAGTTCCATCCGTAATATTTGAAGCAGAAGAGTTTGCTCAAATGGTTGATGGATTTAGCATTGGAAGTAACGATTTAACCCAGCTTGTCATGGGGGCAGATAGGGACTCAGGAATATTGAATAATATGGGATATTTTGATGAGAGAAATGAAGCAGTAAAAAGAGCTATATCCATGTTGATTAAAGCAGCCCATAAATATGGAAAAACTGTTTCTATCTGTGGTCAAGGTCCATCTCAATATCCAGAATTTGCAGAATTCCTAGTACATGAAGGAATAGACAGTATAAGCGTTAATCCTGATACAGTAGCCTATACTAGAAGATTAGTAGCAGCAGTAGAACAGAGGATAATATTGAATAAATTGAGGAATTTATAA
- a CDS encoding DUF378 domain-containing protein yields the protein MDTLALILVIIGALNWGLIGLFQFDLVATIFGGVNSALSRLIYGLVGLAGLYSIKFLFLDREKTQ from the coding sequence ATGGATACTCTAGCATTAATACTAGTTATAATAGGTGCCCTTAACTGGGGACTAATTGGATTGTTCCAATTCGACTTAGTTGCAACAATTTTTGGAGGTGTAAATTCAGCTTTAAGCAGGCTAATATATGGGTTAGTTGGGTTAGCAGGTTTGTATTCTATTAAATTCCTGTTTCTGGATAGAGAAAAAACACAGTAG
- a CDS encoding class IV adenylate cyclase: protein MAKEIEVKVLNIDLQYMENRLKEMGAKLIAIEDQKNFVIDSKDKYIERELNSYLRIRENKNLITDETNIYLTLKKNVSVKGSRKNIEITTRIEDIESMLSILKDLKYGVVAKGHKLRKSYLYENIRFDLDQWDEETYPYPYMEIEVHNEEDLEKAIELLNIDRKNISTKSIIELKEELKEPKNIH, encoded by the coding sequence ATGGCCAAGGAAATAGAAGTCAAGGTATTAAATATCGATTTGCAATATATGGAGAATAGGTTGAAGGAAATGGGAGCTAAACTAATAGCAATAGAAGATCAGAAAAACTTTGTTATAGATTCTAAAGATAAGTATATTGAAAGGGAGCTAAATAGCTATCTTAGGATTAGGGAGAACAAGAATCTTATTACCGATGAAACTAATATATATTTAACCTTAAAGAAAAATGTTAGCGTAAAAGGAAGTAGAAAAAACATTGAGATTACTACTCGAATAGAGGATATAGAGTCTATGCTATCCATTTTGAAAGATTTAAAATATGGTGTTGTTGCAAAGGGGCATAAATTAAGGAAATCCTATCTTTATGAAAACATTAGGTTTGATTTAGATCAATGGGACGAAGAAACTTATCCCTATCCATATATGGAAATAGAAGTTCATAATGAAGAAGATTTAGAAAAAGCCATAGAACTCTTAAATATTGATAGAAAAAATATTTCAACTAAATCCATAATAGAATTGAAGGAGGAATTAAAGGAACCAAAAAACATACACTGA
- the nagB gene encoding glucosamine-6-phosphate deaminase gives MKVIVEKNYEELSKTAANIIKDEIAKKPNLVLGLATGSTPEGMYRELIRLHKEEGLDFSQVTTFNLDEYVGIDKDHPNSYHYYMKTTLFDHINIDPNNTFIPDGKVENPEKYCKEYDRLIEEKGGIDLQVLGIGENGHIAFNEPDEALNVGTSVVNLTESTIQANSRFFDSIDQVPKTAITMGIGSIMKAKKIILLANGKKKANVIKELLKQDKITTKLPASILLLHPDVTVIVDEEAYNG, from the coding sequence ATGAAGGTAATTGTTGAAAAAAACTATGAGGAGCTTAGTAAAACTGCAGCTAATATCATTAAAGATGAAATAGCAAAAAAACCTAATTTAGTATTAGGCTTGGCAACTGGAAGCACTCCAGAAGGAATGTATAGAGAATTAATTAGGTTACACAAGGAAGAAGGATTGGATTTTTCTCAGGTAACGACCTTTAATTTAGATGAGTATGTTGGAATCGATAAAGACCATCCAAATAGCTACCACTATTATATGAAGACTACCTTATTTGACCACATTAATATTGATCCTAATAATACATTTATTCCCGATGGAAAGGTTGAAAATCCAGAAAAATACTGTAAAGAATATGATAGGTTAATTGAAGAAAAAGGCGGTATAGATTTGCAAGTATTAGGTATAGGAGAAAATGGGCATATTGCCTTTAATGAACCCGATGAAGCATTAAATGTAGGTACTAGCGTTGTAAATTTAACTGAATCCACCATTCAGGCAAATTCTAGATTTTTTGACTCTATAGATCAAGTACCTAAAACTGCAATTACCATGGGGATAGGCAGTATAATGAAGGCAAAGAAGATCATTCTACTAGCTAATGGAAAGAAGAAAGCTAATGTAATTAAAGAATTGTTAAAGCAAGATAAAATCACTACAAAACTGCCAGCGAGCATCCTACTATTGCACCCAGATGTTACCGTAATAGTTGATGAAGAAGCGTATAATGGTTAA
- a CDS encoding metallophosphoesterase, which yields MIYGIGDLHLDHTKAKPMNIFGENWVNHDEKIYKSWEKMIKDDDLVLLPGDISWALKLSEAYHDLKMIDDLPGYKVITKGNHDYWWTGPKKLKELNLKTITFIQNNSFVYNNIGIGGTRGWISEDYEGFSSQDRKIFNRELNRLELSLSSIVDKVDFKIAMLHYPPFNMDKSPNEFVDLMVNYKVDICIYGHLHAEGHRFAVEGNILGIQFYCVSSDFIDFKPKKIFNGRY from the coding sequence TTGATATATGGAATTGGAGATTTACATTTAGACCATACAAAAGCAAAACCCATGAACATATTTGGCGAGAATTGGGTTAATCATGACGAGAAAATATACAAAAGTTGGGAAAAAATGATAAAGGATGATGATTTAGTATTATTGCCTGGTGATATATCCTGGGCACTGAAGTTAAGTGAGGCTTACCATGATTTAAAAATGATAGACGATTTGCCTGGTTATAAGGTAATAACTAAAGGGAATCATGATTACTGGTGGACAGGACCTAAGAAATTAAAGGAGTTAAACTTAAAAACCATAACCTTTATTCAAAACAATAGCTTTGTTTATAATAATATTGGTATTGGAGGCACTAGAGGTTGGATATCAGAAGATTATGAAGGTTTTAGTTCACAGGACAGAAAAATATTTAATAGGGAATTAAATAGATTGGAATTGTCTTTGTCAAGCATTGTTGATAAGGTAGATTTTAAAATTGCAATGCTTCATTATCCTCCTTTTAATATGGATAAGAGTCCAAATGAATTTGTAGATTTAATGGTAAATTATAAGGTGGATATATGTATCTATGGTCATTTGCATGCAGAAGGGCATAGATTCGCAGTGGAAGGTAATATTCTAGGGATACAGTTTTACTGTGTTTCTAGTGATTTTATAGATTTTAAACCCAAAAAAATATTTAATGGGAGGTATTAG
- a CDS encoding ATP-binding protein, with the protein MKELNLISFGKFENKIFKLEEGLNIIYGENESGKTTIHNFIYGMFYGFLRPYAKKRYYLEEYERYKPWSRNEYMGILKLVKNGKEYRIERDFHKGELKVYDELTGEDITSKIDNGEKVKLHLPGVHFFDFNSIVYKNTISVSQLGNRVDLDLSKEVKDRLANISTSLDDEVSVKEAVAYLEDELKKIGTGKAYTKPYGKVLIQLEKLREKRKLVMEKQKEYNNTVDEINIIRKRIEHEEEELLGLKDLLVKAELLEKKRFYDEILDLQEQIKSLDKNIELLKPYSFLNLEDYTTGLKFAKDLEILDNQIESLRSKIDGLELRIKKDVLKEDGQIIKDIKVDELTEDVNSFNEMEDERNDLVLNSQQNRLEILNGEAKNLEERIKGLKIKGYAFLLFGAIALGLVLVNPLIGILLLAFTGLFIATRKTISKYSYELDKLMNNIKIIGVEEEKRKNRLYAIDEKQKGILHKYSCSSKVELNQLYEKVRLMQIKYSQDLEYINRLKSELEEAKNLLERKSGDRQYIKERLDEILYKNKSNTLEEFKEGLDKNKDYERLLLDREGKVEAIKRILGDTTLEELESILSEFDEDYFNIDKLDISHVKNQIKLKEESLSTLKSTWARLEGRINSLNDEIKYLADIEGEINRLEAEAKYYKDRINSIEIAKRTIEKISREIHNQFAPEINRQVSRIINLISKGKYGRVKVRDDLNMAVENPSTGEIIPIDSLSGGTVDQLYFALRFSITTSIKGASLPLILDDCFIQYDNHRLGNILKFIAEISKERQIILFTCHYREKQILDKLGLEYNFISLS; encoded by the coding sequence TTGAAGGAACTAAATCTAATATCCTTTGGTAAATTTGAAAACAAAATTTTTAAATTAGAAGAAGGCTTAAATATTATTTATGGAGAGAACGAATCTGGTAAAACTACAATTCATAATTTTATTTATGGAATGTTCTATGGTTTTTTGAGACCTTATGCAAAAAAGCGATATTATCTGGAAGAATATGAAAGATACAAGCCTTGGTCCAGAAATGAATATATGGGAATTTTGAAGCTTGTTAAAAATGGAAAGGAATATAGAATAGAAAGGGATTTCCATAAAGGAGAGCTAAAGGTATACGATGAATTGACAGGAGAGGATATAACATCCAAGATAGATAATGGAGAAAAGGTTAAACTCCATCTGCCTGGAGTACACTTTTTCGACTTTAATTCTATAGTTTATAAAAATACCATATCCGTAAGTCAATTGGGAAATAGAGTTGACCTGGACCTATCTAAAGAAGTAAAGGATAGATTAGCCAATATAAGTACTAGTTTAGATGATGAAGTATCTGTAAAGGAAGCAGTTGCCTATTTAGAGGATGAATTAAAAAAGATTGGTACAGGTAAAGCTTATACAAAGCCTTATGGCAAGGTTTTAATTCAGTTGGAGAAGTTGAGAGAAAAAAGAAAGCTAGTAATGGAAAAACAAAAGGAGTATAATAATACTGTTGATGAAATAAATATTATAAGAAAAAGAATTGAACATGAAGAAGAGGAACTTTTAGGTCTCAAAGATCTATTGGTAAAAGCTGAACTATTGGAGAAGAAGAGGTTTTATGATGAGATATTAGATTTACAGGAACAAATTAAATCTTTGGATAAGAATATTGAATTATTGAAACCCTATTCTTTCTTGAACTTAGAAGATTATACAACAGGCCTAAAGTTTGCAAAGGATTTGGAAATTTTAGATAACCAAATAGAGAGCTTAAGATCAAAGATAGATGGTTTGGAGTTAAGGATCAAGAAAGATGTTTTGAAAGAAGATGGACAAATTATAAAGGATATAAAGGTAGATGAATTAACTGAAGATGTAAATTCATTTAATGAGATGGAAGATGAAAGGAATGACCTAGTTTTAAATAGCCAGCAGAATAGATTGGAAATTCTAAATGGAGAGGCAAAGAATTTAGAGGAAAGAATAAAGGGATTGAAAATTAAGGGATATGCATTCCTGTTATTTGGAGCTATTGCTCTTGGATTAGTTTTAGTTAATCCATTAATTGGAATTTTACTCCTAGCATTTACAGGCCTTTTTATAGCTACCAGAAAAACCATTAGTAAATATAGTTATGAATTGGATAAGTTAATGAATAATATAAAAATCATTGGGGTAGAGGAAGAAAAGAGGAAGAATAGGTTGTATGCAATTGACGAAAAGCAAAAAGGGATATTACACAAATATAGCTGTTCTTCAAAAGTAGAATTAAACCAATTATATGAAAAAGTACGATTGATGCAAATTAAATATAGTCAAGATTTGGAATACATAAATCGCCTAAAGTCAGAGTTAGAAGAAGCTAAAAATCTATTGGAAAGGAAAAGCGGAGATAGGCAATATATTAAAGAAAGATTAGATGAAATACTTTACAAAAACAAATCCAATACATTAGAGGAATTTAAAGAGGGTTTAGATAAGAATAAGGATTATGAAAGATTGCTATTAGATAGGGAAGGAAAGGTAGAAGCTATAAAGAGGATTTTGGGAGATACTACCTTGGAAGAATTAGAGTCAATACTATCGGAGTTTGATGAGGATTATTTTAATATAGACAAGCTGGATATTTCCCATGTAAAAAATCAAATTAAATTGAAGGAAGAATCCCTTTCTACTCTCAAGAGTACTTGGGCTAGATTGGAAGGACGAATTAACAGCTTAAATGATGAGATAAAATATTTGGCAGATATTGAAGGTGAAATAAATAGGCTGGAAGCTGAAGCCAAATATTATAAAGACAGGATTAATTCTATAGAAATAGCAAAGCGCACAATAGAAAAAATTTCTCGGGAAATACATAATCAGTTTGCCCCAGAAATAAATAGGCAGGTTAGTAGAATAATAAATCTTATTTCCAAGGGTAAATATGGAAGGGTAAAGGTAAGAGATGATCTAAACATGGCAGTAGAAAACCCCTCTACTGGTGAAATAATCCCAATAGATAGCTTAAGTGGAGGTACTGTTGATCAGTTATACTTTGCTTTAAGGTTTAGCATAACAACCTCAATAAAAGGTGCTAGTTTACCATTAATACTAGATGATTGCTTTATTCAGTACGATAACCATCGATTAGGAAATATATTAAAATTTATTGCAGAAATAAGTAAAGAAAGACAGATAATTCTTTTTACTTGCCATTATCGAGAAAAACAGATATTAGATAAATTGGGCTTAGAATATAATTTTATAAGTTTAAGTTAA
- a CDS encoding metallophosphoesterase family protein, translated as MIKFIHTGDLHLGLQFRNVSFDAYKANERRLELWQTFGRIVKKAVEDNVDFLFIAGDLFEEKYFTLADIKKVRDILAKANETQVLIVAGNHDPLHGKSLYNIVEWSENVTLFNSIKLIKKEFPEKNTCVYGYSWEASENRKDIFKDFNGIDEDKINILIIHGDIFDKESPYLPLNKDYIEQLGFDYIALGHIHKPHIISPKIAYCGSPEPLDFGEIGEHGIIVGSIEKSNTRIDFLPFSKRKFIKKIVRIDETLGYLDILNRIRECDIKEEREDHFYKVKLEGVVDRHVDINVMDLTKELEEDFYYIEVINDTIIDYDLDGLERDNRDNIIGYFIREMRQKNLDDKIVRDALYIGLEALLKGKVDI; from the coding sequence GTGATAAAATTCATCCATACAGGAGACTTGCATTTAGGTCTTCAATTTAGGAATGTTAGCTTTGATGCTTATAAGGCAAATGAAAGGCGATTAGAATTATGGCAGACATTTGGACGAATCGTAAAAAAAGCAGTAGAGGATAATGTAGATTTTCTTTTCATAGCAGGGGACTTATTTGAAGAAAAATACTTTACTTTAGCTGATATTAAAAAGGTCAGAGATATTTTGGCTAAAGCAAATGAAACTCAAGTCCTTATAGTCGCAGGAAATCATGACCCTTTACATGGCAAGTCTCTGTATAATATTGTAGAATGGTCTGAAAATGTAACTTTATTTAATTCAATAAAGTTGATAAAAAAAGAATTTCCAGAAAAAAATACTTGTGTTTATGGCTATAGTTGGGAAGCTAGTGAAAATAGAAAGGATATATTTAAAGATTTTAATGGTATAGATGAAGATAAAATAAATATATTGATCATTCATGGGGATATATTTGATAAGGAAAGTCCTTATCTACCTTTGAATAAAGATTATATAGAACAATTGGGTTTTGATTATATTGCTTTAGGCCATATACATAAACCACATATTATATCACCTAAAATTGCTTATTGTGGTAGTCCTGAACCCTTAGATTTTGGAGAAATAGGAGAACATGGCATTATCGTAGGGTCTATAGAAAAGAGTAATACTAGGATTGATTTTTTACCCTTTAGCAAAAGAAAATTTATAAAAAAGATTGTAAGAATAGATGAAACATTAGGGTACCTAGATATTTTAAACAGAATAAGGGAATGCGATATAAAAGAGGAGCGGGAAGACCATTTCTATAAGGTTAAATTAGAGGGTGTAGTAGATAGACATGTGGATATCAATGTGATGGATTTAACAAAAGAGTTGGAGGAGGATTTCTATTATATAGAGGTAATAAATGATACGATAATCGATTATGATTTAGATGGACTAGAAAGGGATAATAGAGATAATATAATTGGATATTTTATACGGGAGATGAGACAAAAGAATTTAGATGATAAGATAGTTAGAGACGCTTTATACATAGGCCTAGAAGCTCTTTTGAAAGGTAAGGTGGATATATGA
- a CDS encoding PTS sugar transporter subunit IIA, whose amino-acid sequence MFRFFRKNKSIEIVSPVTGKIIPIEEVPDQVFSEKMIGDGLAIDPKEGRVLSPIDGEVVTIFPTNHAIGLVSKEGLEILIHIGIDTVELNGVGFTRIIEKDSKVKKGDLLVEFDIDLIKEKGKSPITPVIISNMDKVENIDKIDSGETVGGETVIFTIELA is encoded by the coding sequence ATGTTTAGATTTTTTAGAAAAAATAAATCCATAGAAATTGTTTCACCTGTTACTGGAAAAATAATACCCATTGAAGAAGTGCCTGATCAGGTCTTTTCAGAAAAGATGATTGGAGATGGATTGGCAATAGATCCTAAAGAAGGAAGGGTTTTATCCCCTATAGATGGAGAAGTGGTTACCATATTTCCAACTAACCATGCAATCGGATTAGTTTCCAAAGAAGGGCTGGAAATCCTTATACACATAGGAATAGATACGGTTGAATTAAATGGAGTTGGATTTACACGAATAATTGAAAAAGATAGCAAAGTAAAAAAAGGAGATTTATTGGTGGAATTCGATATAGACTTAATTAAAGAAAAAGGCAAATCACCCATAACTCCTGTAATAATATCCAATATGGATAAGGTTGAGAATATTGATAAAATTGATAGTGGGGAAACTGTAGGTGGGGAAACGGTTATTTTTACAATAGAATTAGCTTAA
- a CDS encoding ABC transporter ATP-binding protein, with protein sequence MASITFKNIRKVYDNDVVAVKNFNLEIDEREFIVLVGPSGCGKTTLLRMVAGLEEISSGELYIGDRLVNNVAPKDRDIAMVFQNYALYPHMTVYDNMAFGLKVRKLDKKEIDERVRNAAKILGLEDLLKRKPRALSGGQRQRVAIGRAIVRNPKVFLMDEPLSNLDAKLRNEMRAELLKLHNRLQTTFIYVTHDQTEAMTLGDRIIIMNYGEVQQIGNPQEVYENPSNEFVATFIGTPKMNIFDGELIKEDNRYFLFFNQKKIELSEDINKKLIERDIKPQPIRFGIRPEHIDLTEELEDGFKISVEMSELMGHEMLIHTDIDDNPLVIKIPTRFDIKNGDRVGIAFRVDKIHLFDKETSFNLLYNGK encoded by the coding sequence GTGGCATCTATTACATTTAAGAATATACGCAAAGTCTATGACAATGATGTAGTGGCGGTTAAAAATTTTAATCTTGAGATAGATGAAAGGGAGTTTATAGTTCTTGTAGGCCCTTCAGGTTGTGGTAAAACAACTCTCTTAAGAATGGTGGCAGGACTAGAAGAAATTAGCTCAGGGGAATTATATATCGGGGATAGATTAGTTAACAATGTAGCACCAAAGGATAGGGATATAGCCATGGTATTTCAAAACTATGCCTTATACCCTCATATGACGGTATATGATAATATGGCTTTTGGTTTAAAAGTTCGTAAGTTAGACAAGAAGGAAATCGATGAAAGGGTTAGGAATGCTGCAAAAATACTAGGTTTAGAGGATTTACTAAAGAGGAAGCCTAGGGCTTTATCTGGAGGACAAAGGCAGAGAGTTGCTATAGGAAGAGCCATCGTAAGAAATCCTAAGGTATTCCTAATGGATGAGCCTCTTTCAAACTTAGATGCTAAATTGAGAAACGAAATGAGGGCAGAACTACTTAAGCTCCATAATAGATTACAGACTACTTTTATATATGTAACGCATGACCAAACAGAAGCTATGACCTTAGGTGATAGGATTATAATTATGAATTATGGAGAAGTACAACAAATAGGCAATCCTCAAGAGGTTTATGAGAATCCATCGAATGAATTTGTAGCAACATTTATAGGAACTCCAAAGATGAATATATTTGATGGGGAATTGATTAAAGAGGATAATAGATATTTCCTGTTTTTCAATCAGAAGAAAATTGAATTATCAGAAGATATTAATAAAAAATTAATTGAAAGGGATATAAAACCTCAGCCAATAAGGTTTGGTATAAGACCTGAACACATTGATTTAACTGAAGAATTAGAGGACGGTTTCAAAATAAGTGTAGAAATGTCAGAACTTATGGGACATGAAATGTTGATTCATACTGATATTGATGATAATCCTTTAGTAATTAAAATCCCAACCCGTTTTGATATCAAAAATGGCGATAGGGTAGGTATCGCCTTCAGAGTAGACAAAATACATTTATTTGATAAAGAAACAAGTTTTAATTTATTATATAATGGCAAATAA
- a CDS encoding BadF/BadG/BcrA/BcrD ATPase family protein, with translation MEYLIGIDAGGTKSELVAYDLDYKPIYKSIGGYGNPSVSYDNTIRNLSALIDECLKELNPSRCIFLAAGIAGVEKGNTRELIEKYVRDKYGIENIILNDVIMAAKAYFGEGDGILVISGTGSSCYVQKDNMGQVVGGWGHLLGDEGSGYHTVIEAFRRITYKIDRGVPLDDLSNRLMKEIENLGHSDIKSFIYGSEKKDIAALFPKIIEQANRGDYEAISLLKQAGIHLADLTITAYNRFEFDSKVTIALKGGVFYNSEHVVSSFEDAIAEHIKDFQLLKKDISVSKAVCNIYKIRR, from the coding sequence ATGGAATATTTAATAGGGATAGATGCAGGGGGTACAAAATCTGAGTTAGTGGCTTACGATCTAGATTATAAGCCCATATATAAAAGCATAGGTGGATATGGAAATCCATCGGTGAGTTATGATAATACTATTAGGAATCTCAGTGCACTAATAGATGAATGTTTAAAGGAATTAAATCCTAGTAGATGTATTTTTCTAGCTGCTGGAATTGCTGGAGTGGAAAAAGGCAATACAAGAGAATTGATAGAAAAATATGTTAGGGATAAATATGGAATTGAAAATATAATCTTAAACGATGTTATTATGGCTGCTAAAGCTTATTTTGGTGAAGGAGATGGGATTCTCGTAATTTCTGGTACTGGTTCATCTTGTTATGTCCAAAAGGATAATATGGGACAGGTAGTAGGAGGTTGGGGACATCTTTTAGGCGATGAAGGAAGTGGATATCATACCGTAATAGAAGCTTTTAGAAGGATTACCTATAAGATAGATAGGGGAGTTCCTCTTGATGATTTAAGCAATAGATTAATGAAAGAAATAGAGAATCTAGGCCATTCTGATATTAAGTCCTTCATTTATGGAAGTGAAAAGAAGGATATAGCTGCTTTATTCCCCAAAATAATAGAGCAGGCAAATAGGGGAGATTATGAAGCGATTAGTTTACTAAAACAGGCAGGAATTCATTTAGCAGACTTGACTATTACTGCCTATAACAGATTTGAGTTCGATAGTAAAGTAACAATTGCCTTAAAAGGTGGAGTGTTTTACAATAGTGAACATGTTGTCTCGTCTTTTGAAGATGCAATTGCAGAACATATAAAGGATTTTCAATTGTTAAAGAAGGATATATCAGTTTCTAAGGCTGTATGCAATATCTATAAAATAAGGAGGTAA